The Armatimonadota bacterium genome includes a region encoding these proteins:
- a CDS encoding DEAD/DEAH box helicase: MPNNNSPARFRALGLPKSILKRIERFGFDTPTPIQERAIPPLLDGYDVIGIAQTGTGKTLAFAAPMIACLQPGDLGLVIAPTRELAHQIEETYRRFGVRSTLLVGGAPMDPQIKALKNAPDVVVATPGRLVDHIERRTIDLRCVAILVLDEADRMLDMGFAPAIKRIVADTPEDRQTMLFCATMPREIARMAEQYLYDPIWVEVSRSGETIDAIDQELIIIPRDQKITVLKALIRDLNGSVLVFTRTRHGARKLAKVLRNRGFNTAELHADRTLPQRRAALDGFKRGRFQILVATDIAARGIDVKDIGMVVNYDVPNSPEDYVHRIGRTGRAGKSGIAITLATPDQYEEVRSIEKLLRTEIPISDLSDGGFAAVSPKAARKRAGRPRQSFRKKRAWVS, encoded by the coding sequence ATGCCTAACAACAACAGCCCGGCACGCTTCCGTGCCCTGGGCCTTCCGAAATCAATTCTCAAGCGCATCGAACGGTTCGGCTTCGATACGCCGACACCTATTCAGGAGCGCGCGATTCCGCCTTTGCTCGACGGATACGACGTCATCGGTATAGCACAGACCGGCACGGGCAAGACGCTCGCGTTCGCTGCTCCGATGATCGCATGCCTTCAGCCCGGCGACCTCGGCCTCGTGATCGCGCCGACGCGCGAGCTGGCGCACCAGATCGAAGAGACGTACCGACGGTTTGGAGTCAGATCGACGCTGCTCGTCGGTGGCGCTCCCATGGATCCGCAGATCAAGGCGCTGAAGAACGCGCCCGACGTCGTCGTTGCAACGCCAGGACGGCTTGTAGACCACATCGAACGGCGTACGATCGACCTGCGGTGCGTCGCCATCCTCGTCCTCGACGAAGCCGACCGAATGCTCGACATGGGGTTCGCCCCCGCGATCAAGCGGATCGTCGCGGATACGCCCGAGGACAGGCAGACGATGCTGTTCTGCGCGACCATGCCGCGCGAGATCGCCCGGATGGCGGAACAGTACCTGTACGATCCGATCTGGGTCGAGGTGTCCAGGTCCGGCGAGACCATCGACGCCATCGACCAAGAGCTCATCATCATCCCTCGCGATCAGAAGATAACTGTGCTCAAGGCGCTCATCAGAGATCTGAACGGGTCCGTGCTCGTGTTTACGAGGACTCGCCACGGCGCACGCAAGCTCGCGAAAGTTTTGCGGAACCGCGGGTTCAACACAGCCGAGCTTCACGCCGACCGGACTCTCCCTCAAAGGCGCGCGGCGCTAGACGGATTTAAAAGAGGACGGTTTCAAATCCTGGTCGCGACAGACATCGCTGCGCGCGGCATCGACGTGAAAGATATCGGTATGGTCGTGAACTACGACGTGCCGAACAGCCCAGAGGACTACGTGCACCGGATCGGCCGCACCGGGCGGGCAGGAAAGTCCGGCATCGCGATCACCTTGGCGACTCCCGACCAATACGAAGAAGTGCGCAGCATCGAGAAGCTGCTCCGAACGGAGATACCGATCTCTGATCTTTCGGACGGCGGGTTCGCTGCTGTTTCGCCAAAGGCTGCGCGCAAGCGCGCGGGCAGACCAAGGCAGAGTTTTCGCAAGAAGCGCGCGTGGGTCAGCTAG
- a CDS encoding endonuclease/exonuclease/phosphatase family protein, whose protein sequence is MIALLAGLAMMQDSDVYDRDFTVEVLFRADQPGRLVCNRESDDEKGWTIGVDESGAWYWSASDGETDYEYRPTAKRQNVLGGSNHKVAFSLRRDAHEVRLFFDRRLVAILNIEGLEGLSTAIGYLPSTAGGIASLTVRRQAVSDSDLADELQLPEKRDTFTVLAFNIWHAGKEDGEEGFKRLLDTIREADADIVCMIETYGSGPEIADEFGYSFFLRSTNLSIHSRFPIGRTFDFFRSFNFGGVEIKISDTQTVRVFDTWLHYLPSTQSDIGGDKAVEEILKGEMGTRGGEIKEILTQLAPILEESNEFPVIMAGDFNSGSHLDWTEETKHRYNGYVVPWPVTVQMEEAGFIDAYRTIYPDPLEQFGRTWSPRFEDALQYRIDYVFHHGRRLRPVSAKVLDAHPVSFASDHAAVLVEYEWVD, encoded by the coding sequence ATGATTGCTCTATTGGCAGGTCTGGCGATGATGCAAGATTCGGACGTCTACGACCGGGACTTTACTGTCGAAGTCCTTTTCCGCGCCGACCAACCCGGAAGGCTAGTGTGCAACCGTGAATCCGACGACGAAAAGGGCTGGACGATTGGAGTCGATGAGAGCGGCGCGTGGTATTGGTCAGCTTCAGACGGCGAAACAGATTACGAATACAGGCCGACGGCGAAGAGACAGAACGTCCTGGGCGGCAGCAACCACAAGGTCGCGTTCTCACTCAGACGTGACGCACACGAGGTCAGGCTCTTCTTCGACCGCAGACTGGTCGCGATCCTCAATATCGAAGGGCTGGAAGGACTCTCGACCGCGATCGGCTATCTCCCTTCTACAGCAGGAGGTATCGCTTCACTCACTGTGCGCCGGCAAGCTGTAAGCGATTCAGATCTAGCCGACGAACTACAGCTTCCAGAGAAACGCGACACGTTCACCGTGCTCGCGTTCAACATATGGCACGCCGGAAAGGAGGACGGGGAGGAGGGGTTCAAGCGGCTGCTCGACACGATACGCGAAGCCGACGCGGACATCGTCTGCATGATTGAGACCTACGGCTCCGGCCCGGAGATCGCCGACGAGTTCGGCTACAGCTTCTTTCTGCGCAGCACCAACCTCTCGATACACAGCCGTTTCCCGATCGGACGCACTTTCGACTTCTTTCGCTCCTTCAACTTCGGAGGAGTTGAGATCAAGATCAGCGACACGCAGACGGTGCGAGTGTTCGACACATGGCTCCACTATCTGCCGAGCACGCAGAGCGACATCGGCGGTGACAAGGCGGTTGAAGAAATCCTCAAAGGCGAGATGGGGACGCGCGGTGGCGAGATCAAGGAGATACTCACGCAACTCGCACCGATCTTGGAAGAGTCAAACGAGTTTCCGGTCATCATGGCTGGCGATTTCAACAGCGGTTCGCACCTCGATTGGACCGAGGAGACCAAGCACCGCTACAACGGCTACGTCGTCCCCTGGCCTGTCACGGTCCAGATGGAGGAGGCGGGATTCATCGACGCCTACCGGACGATCTACCCCGACCCGCTCGAGCAGTTCGGCCGCACATGGTCGCCGAGGTTTGAGGACGCACTGCAGTACCGGATCGACTACGTCTTTCACCACGGCCGACGCCTGCGCCCCGTTTCGGCGAAGGTGCTAGATGCGCACCCGGTCAGTTTCGCGTCTGACCACGCGGCGGTTCTGGTCGAGTACGAATGGGTGGACTAG